TCAGGACTTTCCTTACTATTCTCAATGGCTTGGGGAAGATAAGCTGGCCTATTTAAATTGGAAAGAAAACCCTTATGACTTTAAAGCACCTTTGAATGTATGGCATTTATCATCCTCTTTCTCAATAGACAGTGATCAGAAACGTCATGATGATGTGATTATGTTTTATGGATTATCAACAGATTACTATTTAACAGTTACAATAGAAGAAGAGGATCATTTAATCTCTAGGTTTCAGCTTTACGATTTGAACACAGAAAAGCCTCTTGAAAAGTGGAAGTCTCCATCATTTAAAACGGAATCAGGGGACTGGTGGGTTCCTGAAATAAGCTACCAAGATAATTTACTGTATTATTATGAACGAACGAGTGAGCACCCACGTTTTTCATTAGTGATGCTAGAAATTGAGTCTATGGATAAGCAAGAGTTAGCTACTTTTTCAGAAACGTCATCCATCGCCCTTTCACCTGACGGAAACTTCATATTGACTGGGGATAAATTGGAAAATATCTTTAATTTAAAAACACATGAACTCAAGCTTTTATTACAGTAATCTTATTAAGGATGGAGACATGATGACAGATATAACACCACTTGTTGAAGCCGACAACGTTCATTCTTCACGGTTAAAGAAAATAAATTTTAAAATGTATGAAGGAGATATTTTAACTGTGATCGGCCCATCGGGCGCTGGGAAAAGTAGTTTACTCATGTTATTAAATCGATTAGAACAGCATGTAGGAGGGGCTCTCTATTTTAAAGGAAAAAATGTAACTGAACATGATGTGTCTAAATTACGAAAGAGTATCGGAATGGTTTTCCAGTCTTCTTCACTATTTGACGGTACTGTGGAAGATAACTTGAAGTATGGACCTATGCTTTTTGGTGAGTGGTTCAGCTACCAAGGAGAAAAACTGCTAGAGGAAGTTCAACTCTCTCCAGACTTT
The Salipaludibacillus sp. LMS25 DNA segment above includes these coding regions:
- a CDS encoding ATP-binding cassette domain-containing protein: MMTDITPLVEADNVHSSRLKKINFKMYEGDILTVIGPSGAGKSSLLMLLNRLEQHVGGALYFKGKNVTEHDVSKLRKSIGMVFQSSSLFDGTVEDNLKYGPMLFGEWFSYQGEKLLEEVQLSPDFLNKNVNQLSGGEQQRVALARTLANNPDVLLLDEVTSALDLVNVGLIEEFLQKIVPARIKAIMMVTHDIKQAERIGTKLLFMDNKTIEAQGPIPDIFQNPANNYLSTFLSKG